The Primulina huaijiensis isolate GDHJ02 chromosome 17, ASM1229523v2, whole genome shotgun sequence genome window below encodes:
- the LOC140963142 gene encoding protein MIZU-KUSSEI 1 translates to MRHERVVPRNRSCTSTSKIIPAISYVRSTTFSLSPEISDDLHQRRPLVTSDSRVFHRFNRTRSGVSTFLRSLLSFISFPSMMLPSCKWLTIPRTHLSTTPSLGRKVTGTLFGHRRGHVSFSVQDDPRSEPVLLIEFGVSTSALVKEMSSGLVRIALECEKGPPPSRGGRRSSVSLFGEPMWTMYCNGRKCGHAVSRMCTESDWHVLSTVQSVSVGAGVIPVVDDGRKGGAWEGELLYMRARFERVVGSRDSEAFYMLNPDGNGGPELSIFLLRI, encoded by the coding sequence ATGAGACATGAACGAGTTGTTCCAAGAAACAGAAGCTGCACAAGCACCAGCAAGATTATCCCTGCAATTAGCTACGTAAGATCGACGACGTTCTCCCTCAGCCCTGAAATCTCCGATGATTTACACCAGCGCCGCCCTCTGGTCACCTCAGATTCCAGAGTCTTCCACCGTTTCAACAGAACTCGCAGTGGTGTCTCCACCTTCCTACGTTCTCTCCTCTCTTTTATCTCATTTCCCTCCATGATGCTTCCCTCATGCAAATGGCTGACGATACCAAGAACCCATCTCTCCACCACCCCGTCTCTGGGGAGGAAAGTCACCGGAACCCTATTCGGACACCGCCGAGGACACGTCAGCTTCTCCGTACAGGACGATCCTCGGTCGGAGCCGGTTCTGTTGATCGAATTCGGGGTTTCGACTTCGGCGCTCGTGAAAGAGATGTCCTCCGGGCTGGTGAGGATTGCCTTGGAGTGCGAGAAGGGCCCGCCGCCCTCGCGTGGAGGAAGGAGATCCTCGGTGAGCCTATTTGGCGAGCCCATGTGGACTATGTACTGCAACGGGAGGAAGTGCGGCCATGCGGTGTCGAGAATGTGCACAGAATCGGACTGGCACGTGCTGAGCACGGTGCAGAGCGTCTCCGTCGGGGCAGGAGTGATCCCGGTGGTGGATGACGGCCGCAAAGGCGGCGCGTGGGAAGGTGAGTTGCTTTACATGAGGGCACGTTTCGAGCGAGTTGTGGGGAGTCGTGACTCGGAAGCTTTTTACATGTTGAATCCCGACGGTAATGGCGGGCCAGAACTCAGTATTTTTTTGCTtagaatttga
- the LOC140963518 gene encoding zeatin O-xylosyltransferase-like, whose amino-acid sequence MQSSISSTKDHQENDCSTAMASTQFAVMMVPFPGHGHLNVFLQLSCIISRYQIPVYYLSSAIHIRQAKARVNGLEPSDVANIHFHDIPTPPFVSPPPNPNSSNKFPSQLQPAFDATLQQREPVGDYMKDLSSKYKRVVVIHDVVMAYVVQDVALISNAESYALHCISAFSRATLVWEQMGVPFPIKFPKDLPSFEDSTTEEIMYFMSFQTEPIKFRSGDIYNTCRVMEAPFLDLLAKEELVGDRKSWVVGPILPQKTLSSALKSDTQHMCLKWLDKQERSSVIYVAFGSTTTLSDEEIKELALGLEQSKQKFIWVLRDGDKGNIFDGGDIRQAGLPKGFEERVEGRGIILRDWAPQPQILSHSSTGGYLSHCGWNSCIESIAMGVPMAAWPMHSEQPRNALLITEILKIGIVVWEWADREQPVKATTIGNVIQRLMASEEGNEMRRRVQELAAAVEQATAEGGVSRLELDSFIAHITREGDMMPS is encoded by the coding sequence ATGCAATCTTCAATAAGTAGCACCAAAGATCATCAAGAAAATGATTGCAGTACCGCCATGGCATCAACTCAATTTGCTGTAATGATGGTGCCATTTCCTGGTCATGGACACCTCAACGTGTTCCTTCAACTCTCCTGTATTATATCCCGGTACCAGATACCGGTTTACTACCTCAGTTCGGCGATCCACATCCGTCAAGCCAAAGCTCGTGTTAATGGCTTAGAGCCATCAGATGTGGCCAATATCCACTTTCACGACATCCCAACACCGCCGTTCGTCTCTCCTCCACCGAATCCCAACTCTTCGAACAAATTCCCTTCACAGCTCCAACCAGCATTCGATGCCACGCTGCAACAAAGAGAACCGGTCGGTGACTACATGAAAGATCTGTCATCAAAATATAAAAGAGTTGTCGTTATTCATGATGTCGTCATGGCTTATGTGGTTCAGGATGTTGCTTTGATCTCTAATGCAGAATCCTATGCATTACACTGTATCTCGGCTTTTTCTCGGGCCACTCTTGTCTGGGAACAAATGGGCGTACCATTCCCGATAAAATTCCCGAAAGATTTACCGTCTTTCGAAGACAGCACAACAGAGGAAATAATGTATTTTATGTCTTTCCAGACTGAGCCAATTAAGTTTAGATCCGGAGACATCTACAACACCTGCAGAGTGATGGAAGCCCCTTTTTTGGATCTATTAGCGAAGGAGGAGTTAGTTGGGGATAGAAAAAGTTGGGTAGTGGGACCTATACTTCCTCAGAAAACACTCTCCTCGGCACTCAAATCAGATACCCAACACATGTGTTTAAAATGGCTTGATAAGCAGGAGCGAAGTTCCGTTATCTACGTAGCTTTTGGCTCGACAACTACGCTATCGGATGAAGAGATAAAAGAGCTAGCATTGGGATTAGAACAAAGCAAACAAAAGTTCATTTGGGTACTGAGGGATGGCGACAAAGGAAATATCTTTGATGGAGGAGACATTAGACAAGCCGGGCTACCTAAAGGGTTCGAAGAACGGGTGGAAGGGAGGGGAATAATCTTGAGAGATTGGGCGCCACAACCACAAATCTTGTCCCACTCATCGACTGGTGGGTACTTGAGTCATTGTGGGTGGAATTCGTGTATAGAAAGTATAGCAATGGGGGTGCCTATGGCAGCCTGGCCTATGCATTCAGAACAACCAAGAAACGCTTTGTTGATAACTGAAATATTGAAGATAGGGATTGTTGTGTGGGAGTGGGCTGATAGGGAGCAGCCTGTGAAAGCAACGACTATTGGGAATGTAATTCAAAGACTAATGGCGTCGGAAGAAGGGAATGAAATGAGACGAAGGGTGCAAGAGTTAGCTGCTGCTGTTGAACAAGCAACCGCGGAAGGCGGTGTTTCTCGACTCGAGTTGGACTCCTTTATTGCTCATATCACCAGAGAAGGTGATATGATGCCATCATAA